The sequence below is a genomic window from Terriglobia bacterium.
CGCGAGAGCCATTCTCTCGGCCGAAGAGTTAGCGGGAATGAACTGGAGCAGCAAGAGTGACCGTCACCCGACAATGCACCGGCGAATCGGGGACTGACGACGCTACATCTTAGACCTATAAAGGGATGACCATCGGGGAAGGTCAAAAATTTGGGCTTGCGCTCAATTTTCGGCCGTCTTTTTTCGTTATAAGGTGCAAGCCCGTTCAATATTGGAAGCTGCTGCTCTAAATCTGATGCACGATAGCATGGAAGCCGTGCTATCATGCATAAGTGATCCGCAAATTCGCCGATCGAGGAATTGAGGATATTTTCAACGGGCGGGACACCAAGGCCGCACGGCGATGTTGCCCAAGAGATCTTTGGCAAATAGCTGCCAGAAAGCTTGAGCAACTGGATTCGGCAGTCAGCCTCGTCGACTTGCGCGTGCCGCCCGGGAATCGTTTAGAACCGCTCGCCGGAAAGCGGATCGGGCAACATAGCATCCGGATCAACGACCGGTACCGTATCTGCTTTCTCTGGACGGATGACGGGCCGGATCGAATCGAGATTGCGGATTACCATTAGAGCAAAAAGAGGTTTCAGTATGGTCCGTATACCGACGCATCGAGAACCCACTCACCCAGGCGAAATGCTGGTGGAGGAGTTCCTCAAGCCGATGGGACTGACACAGCGGGATCTTGCCGACGCGATCCTCGTACCCTATCAGCGGGTCAATGAACTGGCGAGAAAACGGCGGGGAATCACCCCGAGCACAGCCTTGCGACTTGCCAGATATTTCGGCATGTCGCCTGACTTCTGGCTGAACTTGCAGCTTCGGTGGGATCTCTATCACGCCCGTGAGAAAGAGGCCGATGCATTACGAAAGATCAAGCAGGTCAGATCGGGGCGCGCAGCCTGACACGGAAGTCCACGAGGATTCGAGATTCGGGTGACTGGCTAGGCAACTCCCGAATTCCGAGGCTGCCTATTTGCCCAGGCACGATCTGGCGTTCCGGAGTTGCATAACCAGTCATCCGCATTCAAGGAACCAGAGTCAAATGCCAAACCGGATCACCAGGAATCTTATCGCCCCTTGCGGGATGAATTGCGGGATTTGCAGAGCGTTCTTGCGCGAACACAATCGTTGCCACGGCTGCAATGATGCCGAACTGAACAAACCCAAAACCCGCGTCAACTGCCGCCTGCGCATTTGCGACAAAAGAGGCGGCAAGTTCTGTTGCCATTGCCCGGAGTTCCCCTGCGACCGCCTCCGGCACCTCGACCATCGCTACCGTACGAAATACGGCATGAGTCAGATTGAAAACTTGGAGCGCATCTGGGACAAGGGAATCAGGAAATTCCTGGAGGCGGAGCGCAAGAGATGGATTAGTGACAAGGGCGTCTTCTGCGTCCACGATAAGCAATACTACAAATAGCTTCCCCGCCCGCGACCGGCCGGTCTCCTCGCATTGCAGCGTGGCGAATAGCATCAGCATTTGGTGCTAACCGAGTTTAGTATCCGGAGTGGCAGGCTCGCAGGATCATATCGCCTTATACGCGGCCGCCAGCACATCTGCGAAAGATTCGAATGTTGTGGCTGTGCTGTTGCGAGGATTGCGCCCCTCCGCCGTGCGCACACGTCCTTCATTAATGGCACGGCACATTTCCGCGAATAGTCCAGTCAGGCTGGCCGAGAATCCGAGCTGCATCAATACACCCGCAAAGGTGTCATACGGAAGCTGGACGTATTGGAGATCGGGCTTGCCGATCTTCGCGCCGAGGATGCGGGTCGCCTCGCGGAGGGTGAGGTCGCGCTGCCCCAGGAGCTCCCGCACAACGATGCCGGAGAAATCGCGCTTGAGGAGCGCCGCCGCAGCGGCAGAGGCGATGTCCTTCGTCGCGATCTGCGCGATCGGCACGTCCGGAGAGATGGCGCCGCCATTGGATCCCTGGTGCTTGATCATGGCGAGTGATCCGAAATGGTTTTCGAAGAAATATCCTGCGCGCAGCAGGAGGACATTGACTCCCGGAATCTTGCGGAGGCGTTCTTCCAGGCGATGCAAACCCGTAATCGGGCCGGTGCCGGCCGAATGCTCCGCGCCGAGGCTGCTCAGCGCCACGACATGCTTCACTCCGCTTTTCTGCAAGGCTCCCGCGATGGATTCGCCGATCCGGTCCTGATATGCAGGGAAATCGGGTTCATTAAAGCTTGGCGGGATGAGCACATATGCCGCTTCTGCGCCCGCAAAGGACTGGTCAAGATATGCGGCATCCGAAGCCTGGCCCGCCAATGCCTCCGCTCCCTGGCTTGCGAGGGACTTCAACTTGTCGGCACTTCTTCCGAGAGCCCTGACCTTGCACCCTTCCTTCAAAAGCTTCTCGACGATCGGTTTCCCGGTGTTCCCGGTTGCTCCCATAACTGCAATCATGATCTTCCTCCACGGTAAATCCAAACCAGGCTCATTAGCGATCCGCTTCCGTCCCACGCGCTCCAGATAATTGTTACCCCAAGGTCCCTTTAGAACAAGGCCACTGGTGTGACTCTCGACAGACGTAACAAAGCGTGGGCACCCACCACCCTTGACATCTTTTTATGGGTGTCCAGATTTTCCCAAACGCACCGGGAGATTCTGCTGCGACTGCCCAGAATTTCCCTGCGACCGGCTGAAGCACCTCGACCGTCGGTACCGGACGAAATACGGCAGGAGCCAGATCGAGAACCTGGAGTTCATACGAAAGAACGGGATCAGGAAGTTCATCGCCGCCGAGCGCCAGAGGTGGATATCGGAAAAAGGCGTGCACTGCATCCACGACAAGCAGTACTACAAGTAACCACCGCCTCTCCCATAGCGGCCGGCGAGGCCGGCCGCCTTGGAGTGCGGCGTCATGCCGCCGCTTTGTGCCCTCGCCCCTCAACCTCAAAAATCATCATCCACCTTGACCCGATCAGTCCTGAACCTATACACGGATTTAACGAATGCGGGCCGCGCGCTGCGCTCAAACCAAGGGGCCGAGCACCAGCGATACTCTGAAGCTTTGCGCACAATCCCGTGGTGGACGGCATTCTGATGAACATAGTTCAGCCGCGCCAGGTACGACCGCTGGAAGGTGATGTGTGTATCCCAATACTGGTAAAACACTTTTCTCCCCGGGGTTCCATCCCGGGCATTCAGTTCGCAGGCTATCGCTCCGTGCAGCTTGCCCAGCATGAACTTGAGATTTTGCGGATCGTCCGGCGAAAGTGCCACAAAATGGTAATGGTTGATCAGTACGGCCCACGCCTGCAATTGCGAGCCGAACTCCAGCGCGCAATTTAATAAAAGATCGAGAACCAAATCGAGCCGGGCAGCGGAGTTAAGGAAAGGGTATTTATGGTAGGTGCCGGCGGTCACCATATAGGCGCCCTTTTCTCCGAGACGGTGAGCCGGGGCGTGCGGCCAATCGGAGAGAGAACGACCTTCCTTGATGCCGGTGTCGAGATGTGAATTGTCGAGGGTAGTCGTGGAGTGCCTCCACGGGTGTAGTTTCCTGAGGGGCAGTTTTATTTAATGAAATGTGGAGAAAGTGGCTGGTTGATTGGAGAAAGCGGCGTCATGCCGCCGCACTCCATGGCGCCTTCGGCGCAAAAACGACTGGCATTCGGCGGCTGCTGGGGAAACTGGAAACTAGGAACGCTTTCTCGTTTTGCAGGTCAACCAGATGCCAAACCCAGACAGCGTCCACAGTTTTCCGCGGACCTGATGGCACATATGGATCTATCCATATCGATATGGTATAACAAGCGGTGACATTCGAGTGGGATTTGTCCAAGGAACTCGAGAACCTCCGAAAGCACCGAGTCTCATTTTTGGAGGCTGCGGAATCCTTTGAAGACCCGAATGTTTTCAGCTGACGGACATCAAACACTCTCATGCTGAGGCGCGGTTCTTCTGGATTGGAAGATCCGGAAGCAGACGACTTCTCACTACCAGATTCACAAGACGAGGGAATGCCATTCGGATTATCGGATCTGCTTTATGGCGCAAGTTCAGGAGGCTTTACGATGAAAGAACCCAAAACCGGTGACCTTGAATTCGATGTGAAAGGCACCCGGCAGGTCCGCCGGATAGCCGCGCGAAAACAGTCGGTCAAGATCACCATCAACATCGATTCCGAGGCTCTGGCGATTCTGCGCGCACAGTCGGCCAAGACGGGGATTCCCTACCAGAGACTCCTGAACCAGGTGTTAATGCGCGCACTTCAGAAAGATGCCCAAACCGAAGGCCGCCTCGATCGACTGGAGAAAGAGCTGAATCGGCTGAAGCGCACGCTTGTGGCGTAAGTCGCAATCCAAGGCAGCCGGCCGGGCGATGGGGGCGCCACCTATGAGGAAAGAATATGACTTCACTCGCGGGAAGCGAGGGGCGGTTATCCGCACCCCTCCCGGAAAGACGAGAATCACCATTCGCATTGACGACGATATCCTCGAGACCTTCCGAGCCCAGGTCCAGGCTGCCGGCAGCGGCAGCTACCAATCATTGATTAACCGGGCTTTGCGCGAGCACCTTGAATACGGAGAGGAAACGTTGAAGGAGACGCTTCGGTCGGTTGTCCGGGAAGAACTGGTGAAATATGGCAAGAAACAGGAGTCCAATCCGTCGAGGCGCCGCAGCAAACTACCCAAAAGCGGGGGGCGTTAAGCACGATTGGACATCTGTTGAAGGATCTGCACTGCAAAACTAGATCGCGAACTGCTTCGATCGGATGATCATTCGGAAACCTAGGAGGTTGCCCTGATTCGGCTAGATAAGGCGGGGAGAGAGTCTACTAGGCAAGTCCATAACCAGGCGTCCCCTGTTTTCCCCTGTTTTCTCAACCAGCGCAAGCGGGCATCATGGTCAGGCATGGAAGCGCTCGGATTGTTTTAACGTAGGAAGTGACTTGATCGACCTCCCCGCCTTCCGCTGGGCCAAACGCAGTTCGTAGAGACTCTGCAAATTAAGCCAGAACTCCGGGCTTGTGCCGAAGAAATGGGCCAGACGCAAGGCGGTATCGCCGGTGACGGCCCGCTGTCCGTTCAGGATCCCGGTGATGCGGTTGGTCGGCACGTGGAGCCGGCGCGCCAGCTCCGCGGCGCTCATGTCGAGTTCTTTCAGTTCCTCAGCCAGGTGTTCCCCGGGATGGATAGCGATAAGTGCCATAACGTCCTCCTAGTGGTAATCGACAATTTCCACGTTCGTTGGCCCAGGTGACCACTGCGGCCATTCAAAGCAAATCCGCCACTGATCGTTGATGCGGATGCTGTACTGGCCCTTGCGGTCGCCCATGAGCGCTTCAAAACGGTTACCGGGCAATGCGGCAAGGTCTCTCAGCGTCGTAGCCGATTCGAGACGGTCAAGCTTCAGGCGCGCGCATCGTTCGATACCGGAGAGTGCCTTCACATGTTTCCCGACAGCAAAGTCTCGAGTGCGCCTGTCCCGATAGCTGACGATCATCACTTTATCCTGGTCGAGATTATGCGTTACGTCAAGCATAAAGCAGCGCAGCTGCCGGATCGGACTCGGCCGGGGTCAGGCCTGGAAAATTCAGTTTTCGTGCACCCGCTCCGTGGAAGGCCGGGAAGCCTCCAAGACAATCTTAAATTTTCCAGGCCTGACACCAGGCGCGTCGCCGACAACAATGGCGAGCCGAAGGCGTATATGGACCTATCCATATCGATATGGTTTACTAATCAGTTCATCGGAAGATCTGGACACTCACTATTCATCTGATTTTGGACGCGTGTCCACACTCCTGCTGAAAGTATGGTGTCAGCTACTGACACTGTTTTTGCAGCTCTACATGCCGCTTGGCGGCGGCTGGCAGTAGCCGCTGCGGCGACAGCGCAGAAGGGCAGTAGAAATCGTTGCCCCTCCAGGGTCAGCGCGCAACGGTCACATGAGGCATGGCGATCACGACGGCTGCCGAACAGATCCGCTGAAGCTCGTCGGATGCGTTATCAGGCTGCCGACCATCGGGCTTGCCGACGGCACAGGCAGTCAGCGTGACACCTTGTTTGCGCCCTCGTGCGGGGGAGGACCGCAGGGATTATTGCCACTCCGGAAGTTGACGGCAGCGCGGATAAATAGGGGTGAGGCGTGGCGACTTTTTCCCGTTGCGGTCCAGTATCTGTACGGTCAGATGCCTGGAATCGGCGCCCGGAGCCGTGAACCTGAGTTCTACTCGGTATACCTCTCTGATGAGGCTGTACATGCTCTGGACATTTTCGCGCATCAATCCCCGGTCGATCGACAGCCGGGTCTGTCCGGCCCAGGGCGCAAAAATGGTTCCGCCCGTCGCGAGTGCGATGTCCCCGGATTCCGGGTGTGTCGAAAGCGACTGTCCGGGAACCGTGCTCGAGGGCGGAAAGACGGACAAATTGGCCTGCAGCAGAAAAAGACGCACCCCGGCCGAACCCATGACCCGAACCGGGTCTTCCCTCGACAGCCCTCCGATGGTGTCCTGGTCTGTAATCAGGACTACGGCGTCCCCCAGGCCGAGTTCGCCTCCTCCGTCGCGCATGATTTCAGCGAGAGTTTCTTTGAGGTGAGTCTCGAATCCGACCTTGCGTTTCGACGGGTTCGTTCCGGGCGGAGAAATCGAATCAATCAGACTCGAGGCGCGCGAAAAATCATGCGTGGGAGGCAACAGAACTATGTGCCTGGTGGCAAAAATGTGCAGGGCAATCCAGTCGTCGTTTTGCAGGGTTCCTAAGAACTCCTTGGCCACGGCAACTATGTTGGGCCAGGCCAACCGGTTCACCCCCATGCTCGAACTGACATCCAGGAGCAGCACCACATGCCTGGGGCTGTCATCGAATTCGAGGCTCTGAACGGAGGCGCGCACACCTTTTACGACAACCTGCCCGGCATCGATCCCACGCACAAACCTGCAGCTCGGTGCGTAGACTCCGAGGAGAAGCACCCGCTCGTGCTCGACGTTCCGGCTGGAAATAACCGAAGGAGCCGCCGGCAACAGAACGATCAGGAACAGCGACGCGATTCCACCTGATATCCGCATATCTCTCCCTTCGCGAATTCAGGGTTATGCGGTGCGGGAAGATGCACAGGGGATTGCTCTGCAACCCGACCGGTCACGCCTATTCCCGCCGCAACTGCTATCTGCCGATCAGTACAAGGCGACGTAAGTGTTTTTGCCCATTCGTGCGCGACCATTCATCACGCCGCGTACATATTAGCTCAATCCTCACTTCCGGTGACAGAGATCTTCCTCTCCAGAGAAACCAGGGACGCTGCCCGGATTCGTGGGCATTGGGCTGAACGAGGGTCAACCAGGATGTCCAAAACCAGCCAGCGTCCCCAGTTTTCCCGGGAAAGTATAGCCTGCCACCGGTTCAGAGGAGGCACAAACCACGTGCAAACGAGCATCGTATCGGACGGGTGTTGGATTTGGGCTTGCTTCGCCGCCGCGGAACGATTAGATATTGCGGCGACATCCGCGCGAGGAGGATACCGTCTTGCAGACCGATTTGATGACCCACTGGAGTCCCGGCGAGTTGCGCCGCCTGCGGAGTTTTGCCACTCCGAACGACATTCAAATCTATCTCAATCGACTGCCCTACAACGACCAGCCCCATACAAAGTCTCCGCGGCGGGTCATGAAGGAGGGGACGGCACATTGCTTCGAGGGGGCGCTGTTTGCGGCCACGGGGCTGCGCTTCCTGGGGCATGCACCGCTGATCGTCGACCTGGCGGCCTGCAACGATGACGACCATGTGATCGCGGTCTTCAGGATGAACGGCCTCTGGGGCGCCGTTGCCAAATCAAACACCACCCTGCTGCGCTTCCGCGAGCCCGTCTATCGCAGCCTGCGCGAGCTGGTGATGTCCTACTTCGAAGGGTATTTCAACACGCGCGGGGATAAATCTCTGATTTCCTATTCGCGCCCCGTGAACCTGGCGCGTTACGACGGTCGCGGCTGGATGACCGCCGAAGAAGATCTCGACTATATCGGCGCTCACCTTGTTGCGATCCGGCACATCGCGATCATGCCTGCGGCGCAAAGGAAATTGCTTAGTCCGGCCGATAAGGAGGTATTGAGAGCCTGTTTCCTGGGTGCGCTCCCTTCAGGCCTCTACCGACCCAAATAGCAGCCACGGCGCGCGCTGGCCCTGCGAGCCTTAACAAAGATGTTTGCACCGCCACGGACACCGGGAATGAAATCGTCAATTTCGAGGCGCACCCAATCCCCTTCTACTACCCGATCACAGTCCCATCCGCCCGACGCAGTACGGAAAATCCTCGACCGCCTCGGCCTCCCTTCCCGGCCACCTCCGATTGCCCCGCTGATGCCGGCTTCCAATGAGCCCTCCGATCAGCAGCCATACTTTCAGTCAGAAGATCACATGCAGGAGGTCGTGCCGGGGAAGACGACCGCAATCACGCAGCTTATTCCGCCTATCCATTTCCCTGATCGAGAAATCCCTTCTCAAAACACAGTCCAGCGGTAGATGATCGGCGAAGACTCGATGGCGCCGAAGCCCGGCAGTGAGAACGAGGTGACAATCTTCAGGTCGCCTGAAATCAGTGAGGGTACTCTCCATGAGTACGAGCAGGTGCTCCCTCAGCCAAAGGTGAAGCTGCCGCTGGCGACGGCCTGGTCGCCCCGGTAGATCACGAATTTGGGCGGGTTGCCGCGGTCCGGGTTCTCGATGAGATACTCCTCTCCGGATGCTCCCTTGAGAACATAGCGCAGGCGGAGCACATTGTTTCCGCTGCGTTCCGGCACCACGCTGCTGACGAAGGGTGCGCCGATCCGCAGGAGGTGGGGAGCGCCCGGGGTGAGTTCCAGGCGGCCCGTTTCCGTAGTGCACACCAGGGACGGCTTTCCGGGTGCGGTCTGAAGGTAGGCACCCTGGATCCTGTATTTGTCCGCGGGCAGGGAAACCGTGGGTCCAGGGGAATACAGATAGGCAAGCCGTTCATCCGACCTGAGCGCCAGGTGTCGTATCGCCTGTCCCTCCAGCGTCAATTCGACCAGGGGAGTGGCGGTTTCCGTGAAAGTGACCGTCAGCGGCACGCCCTCGGGCGACGTTCCGAACGAGAAGCCGAGCCGATATTGACGTCCGTCCAGGAAGAGGCTCCTCGGAATGGGAAGAGGGCGCAGCGCCACCGCCTTCGGCTCGATCTTGCTCCCTGGAGGCGCGATCCGGTAGAGCAGGAGCTTGTCGGCGGCATCGAATTGGCCGTCGAGGTTGTCCTGCACCTGAAACAGCCATCTCTGGCCGTGCAGATCGATCTGGCCCGTATACAGCGATCGAATTCCTACGTAGCTTGTATTCTCGGACAAATAGTAGAAAGGCTCCAGCAGGTAGGTGCGATCGACTCCGCCCCGGGTGAGATGGATCCGAACGCCCCGGAAAAAGGCAAAGAGATTGGACGCGCGGATGTTCTCCGACGTGTATACACCCCGAGGATCGTCCGTCAGATCGAGGTTCTGGTTGAGGTCGAGATACAGGGTGTGGCGCGAGAGATTGATGGCATAGCCCATGAAGTCATTCTCGCCGGGGCCGACCTTGAGCGCGCGGCGCACGATTTTGTCGTTGCTCCCGAAGTCCGGCTCCTTGCGGAACTTCACCTCTTGCCTGCCCAGATCGATCCTGGTTGTAATCGCACCGGTTTCGACATATTTGAGAGGGAACGACAAGGCCGGACCGGCGGCTGCTGACTGCGCCTGGATCGATGGCGGTTGCACGCCCGGCCCCACACAGAGGACGAGACTCAGACATAGGATGGCAAAGGGCAGCGTGCGCCGAAGATCGGATCCGTTTCCTGCTCTGGCAGCATTCATAAAGGTCACCCCATCTGTAATGATTACCTGTGCAAGATCGAATTGTGCTCTATATATTATACGCTATACATGTCAAGGATAAGAAAAATAGGCTGCCAAGCCGCGGCCGAGTACCTGGCGGGAGCCGCCCTACGACTTCCGATTAGCTCATATCGGAAGCTGGTGGGATCACATGCAGGAGGTCGTGCCGGGGAAGACGACCGCAATCACGCAGCTTATTTCGCCTATCCTTCAGGGCGGTGGAATCGGATCCGCTGTCGCCCAGTGTTCATTGGCGTCTCGGCCATAGGTATCTCATGAATCGGCAGTGGGATCTCGCCATCGAGCAGCAGCGCAATGCGCTCGAGCTTGACCCGAACTACTTTTTGGCTTATCTCAATCTCGGCATAGCCCTCAGCCAAAAAAGGAAAGTTTGAGGACGCGATTGCAGCTTGTGAGAGGAGTGTGCAGCTTGTGGGACGCAGCCCATGGTCCCTGGGGCAGCTCGGTCTCATATATGGATGGGCAGGCCGGATAGGCGAGGCGCAAAAAGTATTGCAGGACATGAACATGATTCGGCATCACGCAGAATTCGTCCAGGTCGTAGCGCAAGCCGGCAGAGTGCCTGAGCGCATTTTCGACCAGTATTTTCACTTCATTACGGGCCAGGATGCACTCCCCATGGCCTGCATCCAACCATTTTTGGAAACGTTCAGGAAACAAACGAGGATACTCGCGTTTTGCTTTTTCATCATGCGGCTCGGGATGCGCTCTGTGCCATGCCTCTCGCTCCGCCATCCACAGTTCTAACTTCTCCCGCGGCATGGAGTCGGCCAGGCGGAAGGTTACGAAATACATCGTACCGTCCTGGCGCCAATGGGGCAGATTGCCCGACATGTTGGAAATGGGCTCGTCAGGATCGAAGAATTGTAACATTGGTGGCTTGCCGCTTGAGGACTCCTGCCTCTGTCTCTGAGGTATAGCTTCATTCACGCGGCGGGACGCCGCGTCTACTGTCAAAAGCGCACCCGGAGTTCGCCGGAGATCTGGCGCTTCAGGATGTCGCCGAAGACGTGGTTCTGAATCGGGGTGTTGGCCAGGTTGGAAACCTTCAGCATGGCCAGGTACTTCACACGGCTGCCCCAGTGCACGCCGGCGCCGGCGTTGACTACCGTGTAGGCCTTGGTGGGACCGCTGTAAGGCGCGCCGAGCACGTCCTGCCAATACGCACTGCCCACATAGGCAACCGATACATTGCCTAGATAGCGTTTGTAGTCAAAGTCCATGCCGGCGTTGAAGCGGTGCGTGGGCGGCAGATTGAGGAGGGAGAGGTCGAAGCCATCAGGCTCCGGGCGCGCCTGCCATGAATAATTGGCAAATCCGCTGATGAAACGGCTGAGTCGCGCATCCGCATTGAGCTCGATCCCCTTGTTCCTGACTTTGCCGAGGTTTTGGGAAGTGGAGAACGAGGGCAATCCCAAGCCGGGTCCAAAGGCATTCGCGGCAATCAGCGCATCGAGCACGAAAGGCGGCAACGGCCAGCCCGGTGGTGGGTTTTGCGAGGTATAGGAACCCGTCTGGTGCCAATTGAAATCACCCTTGCTGTCGTTAATATAGAACGCGGTGCCCAGGTTTGCGCGGCCCTTGGCCACGGTTGCCGTATAACCGAACTCGTATGCATTGAGAGATTGCTCCTTCAGGTCCCTGTTACCCTGCAGTTGCCAAGGGAAGCTATAATAGTTCCCTGCGAGCTGCGGATCCAACAGCCCCAGATCGAGCTGATACATCATGACCATCTGCAGATAGTTGTCCAGGACGCAGGGGGCAACGTACGCCCGATTGTACGACACCCGAAAGGTTTGGCCCGACACGGGCTTCACCATGAACGTCGAGCGGGGCGAGAGGACCGCGCCCCTTAGATTATCGAACTTGTCTACTCGCGCACCGACGACCCAGCGGAGGTGCTCGGAGAGGAGGATCTCGTCCTGGAAATACGCGCCGCCCTCATTGCGGCCCCTGGCCTCCAGTGCCGCGGAGGCATTGATTTCGAGGTGACGGAAGTTGCCGCCATAGCTGATCAGGTGTTTCGACTGAACCATGTGGGAATTGCCGAACTCAACATCGTACGTTTGGTTATTAGCGTGCCATTCGATGGGTTGGCCGGTAGGGCCGAAAAGCAGCAGGCTCGGCGCGGCCACGTTCAGGATGTTGACGAAGCCGGTGATCCTCAGCGCGCCACGGACGTAGTTCACCTGTGAGTAACTCGTGTCGCACGGATGGCATCTCATCGGTCCAATGGGCTCATGGGCAATTCCGTTGCTCCCCGCGTAGCCTCCCGAGAATGAGAAATGCTGCTTCCCATCCGGAAGATCATAATCGAGGCGCGCGTCCACCTTCGGCTGGGTCGTGCCCTCGTTTGTGAAGGGGGGGTAGGGTGTGTGATAGTCGTTCGGGATCGTGCCCTGCGGCCGGGCGAAAGCATCCTGCGTGTAAGCGCCGGCCGTGATCTTGAATGCCCAGCGATCGTTCAAGGTTTGGGAATGCGCTGCATTCAGGTAATACAAAGAGCCTCTGTTGCTCTCGGCACCACCACCGGATCGGTCAAAGGTCCCGAGTCCGAACGTAACGGTCGTCCCGAGCATCTCGCGCGGAGGCTTGGTGACGATGTTTACGACGCCGTTCATGGCATACGCTCCCC
It includes:
- a CDS encoding type II toxin-antitoxin system RelE/ParE family toxin, translating into MIRKFADRGIEDIFNGRDTKAARRCCPRDLWQIAARKLEQLDSAVSLVDLRVPPGNRLEPLAGKRIGQHSIRINDRYRICFLWTDDGPDRIEIADYH
- a CDS encoding HigA family addiction module antidote protein, giving the protein MVRIPTHREPTHPGEMLVEEFLKPMGLTQRDLADAILVPYQRVNELARKRRGITPSTALRLARYFGMSPDFWLNLQLRWDLYHAREKEADALRKIKQVRSGRAA
- a CDS encoding DUF3795 domain-containing protein is translated as MPNRITRNLIAPCGMNCGICRAFLREHNRCHGCNDAELNKPKTRVNCRLRICDKRGGKFCCHCPEFPCDRLRHLDHRYRTKYGMSQIENLERIWDKGIRKFLEAERKRWISDKGVFCVHDKQYYK
- a CDS encoding NmrA family NAD(P)-binding protein, with protein sequence MIAVMGATGNTGKPIVEKLLKEGCKVRALGRSADKLKSLASQGAEALAGQASDAAYLDQSFAGAEAAYVLIPPSFNEPDFPAYQDRIGESIAGALQKSGVKHVVALSSLGAEHSAGTGPITGLHRLEERLRKIPGVNVLLLRAGYFFENHFGSLAMIKHQGSNGGAISPDVPIAQIATKDIASAAAAALLKRDFSGIVVRELLGQRDLTLREATRILGAKIGKPDLQYVQLPYDTFAGVLMQLGFSASLTGLFAEMCRAINEGRVRTAEGRNPRNSTATTFESFADVLAAAYKAI
- a CDS encoding BrnA antitoxin family protein → MKEPKTGDLEFDVKGTRQVRRIAARKQSVKITINIDSEALAILRAQSAKTGIPYQRLLNQVLMRALQKDAQTEGRLDRLEKELNRLKRTLVA
- a CDS encoding BrnA antitoxin family protein; its protein translation is MRKEYDFTRGKRGAVIRTPPGKTRITIRIDDDILETFRAQVQAAGSGSYQSLINRALREHLEYGEETLKETLRSVVREELVKYGKKQESNPSRRRSKLPKSGGR
- a CDS encoding HigA family addiction module antidote protein encodes the protein MALIAIHPGEHLAEELKELDMSAAELARRLHVPTNRITGILNGQRAVTGDTALRLAHFFGTSPEFWLNLQSLYELRLAQRKAGRSIKSLPTLKQSERFHA
- a CDS encoding type II toxin-antitoxin system RelE/ParE family toxin, which translates into the protein MIVSYRDRRTRDFAVGKHVKALSGIERCARLKLDRLESATTLRDLAALPGNRFEALMGDRKGQYSIRINDQWRICFEWPQWSPGPTNVEIVDYH
- a CDS encoding VWA domain-containing protein, translating into MRISGGIASLFLIVLLPAAPSVISSRNVEHERVLLLGVYAPSCRFVRGIDAGQVVVKGVRASVQSLEFDDSPRHVVLLLDVSSSMGVNRLAWPNIVAVAKEFLGTLQNDDWIALHIFATRHIVLLPPTHDFSRASSLIDSISPPGTNPSKRKVGFETHLKETLAEIMRDGGGELGLGDAVVLITDQDTIGGLSREDPVRVMGSAGVRLFLLQANLSVFPPSSTVPGQSLSTHPESGDIALATGGTIFAPWAGQTRLSIDRGLMRENVQSMYSLIREVYRVELRFTAPGADSRHLTVQILDRNGKKSPRLTPIYPRCRQLPEWQ
- a CDS encoding tetratricopeptide repeat protein — protein: MNRQWDLAIEQQRNALELDPNYFLAYLNLGIALSQKRKV
- a CDS encoding TonB-dependent receptor, producing the protein MDRMVARPLLSSLILTLFVAAAAVAQAPTTGRLTGTVKDPSGAIVPGAAIVAKNAPTGAEFRAVSNEVGVWVMSSVPSGSYTVSVDAQGFGTYNSKETKVDARATATVDATLQIGLKAEIVVTASKFEEEVVNAPATATVISEQTIRNSPSQSVAELLRVVPGVNVAHTSARDFTVTSRAANGVTSRSQLAVIDGRTIYTDYLGYVDWAYVPTSLEEVRQVEVIRGPASAVWGAYAMNGVVNIVTKPPREMLGTTVTFGLGTFDRSGGGAESNRGSLYYLNAAHSQTLNDRWAFKITAGAYTQDAFARPQGTIPNDYHTPYPPFTNEGTTQPKVDARLDYDLPDGKQHFSFSGGYAGSNGIAHEPIGPMRCHPCDTSYSQVNYVRGALRITGFVNILNVAAPSLLLFGPTGQPIEWHANNQTYDVEFGNSHMVQSKHLISYGGNFRHLEINASAALEARGRNEGGAYFQDEILLSEHLRWVVGARVDKFDNLRGAVLSPRSTFMVKPVSGQTFRVSYNRAYVAPCVLDNYLQMVMMYQLDLGLLDPQLAGNYYSFPWQLQGNRDLKEQSLNAYEFGYTATVAKGRANLGTAFYINDSKGDFNWHQTGSYTSQNPPPGWPLPPFVLDALIAANAFGPGLGLPSFSTSQNLGKVRNKGIELNADARLSRFISGFANYSWQARPEPDGFDLSLLNLPPTHRFNAGMDFDYKRYLGNVSVAYVGSAYWQDVLGAPYSGPTKAYTVVNAGAGVHWGSRVKYLAMLKVSNLANTPIQNHVFGDILKRQISGELRVRF